In Phragmites australis chromosome 16, lpPhrAust1.1, whole genome shotgun sequence, one DNA window encodes the following:
- the LOC133895209 gene encoding pentatricopeptide repeat-containing protein At2g20540-like produces MVSQTWDVMIGMYAGAGMAAKAVDLFKVMPESRARPKLEPRHTTIFTVAAACAQCGMLTQASWIQDYVDHHITRFLNNHTEAALIDMHSKCGDIERAHALFCRWNQRDLICYSAIVSSFGMHGRGNYAIAVFNELCDKGIDPDRICFMSILAACSHTGLLHEGCRYFQMMKDEYHIIPTVEHYLCMVDLLGRAGCIDEAYQTITHKMPTEMQIHAGIWGALLSARMTYSNAEIAEVAAKHLFKLEPDNMGNMSCYQTYMQMRGNGTESKRFEPS; encoded by the coding sequence ATGGTGTCACAAACATGGGATGTGATGATTGGCATGTATGCTGGCGCTGGTATGGCTGCAAAGGCAGTGGATCTCTTCAAGGTTATGCCGGAGAGTAGAGCAAGACCGAAGTTGGAGCCACGCCACACTACAATATTCACTGTGGCTGCTGCTTGCGCGCAATGTGGGATGCTGACTCAAGCTAGCTGGATACAAGATTATGTGGATCATCACATCACGAGGTTTTTGAACAACCATACTGAGGCTGCTCTCATTGACATGCACTCAAAATGTGGTGATATAGAAAGGGCTCATGCCTTGTTCTGCAGGTGGAATCAAAGAGATCTGATCTGTTATAGTGCTATAGTTTCTTCATTCGGCATGCATGGTCGTGGGAATTACGCAATTGCAGTTTTTAATGAGCTGTGTGACAAGGGCATAGACCCTGATCGCATTTGTTTTATGTCAATCCTTGCAGCTTGCAGTCATACAGGTCTGTTGCATGAGGGGTGTCGATACTTCCAGATGATGAAGGATGAGTACCACATTATTCCAACTGTGGAACACTACTTGTGCATGGTGGACTTGCTTGGTCGTGCAGGATGCATAGATGAGGCTTACCAAACGATCACGCATAAGATGCCAACGGAAATGCAAATACACGCTGGCATTTGGGGAGCTCTGTTAAGCGCACGCATGACTTACTCAAATGCAGAGATTGCGGAGGTGGCAGCAAAGCACCTATTCAAGTTGGAACCAGATAACATGGGGAATATGTCTTGCTATCAAACATATATGCAAATGAGAGGAAATGGGACGGAGTCCAAAAGGTTCGAGCCCTCATGA
- the LOC133895591 gene encoding purple acid phosphatase 23-like isoform X1, with protein sequence MASATTTATVAAAGHSRHHRHWHCLLLPLLLLQCLALLVDGGGIPTTLDGPFSPATLAFDRSLRQGSDDVPLSDPRLAPRARPPAPEQIALAASAEADSLWVSWVTGHAQVGSDLAPLDPAAVRSEVWYGDRSVPAAASSATSYPHVATGFAEVYSQLYPYPGLLNYTSGAIHHVRLRGLRPATRYYFRCGDSALPGGLCDERSFTTLPAPGAGYYPRRVAVLGDLGLTGNSTTTVEHLAKNDPSLILMVGDMTYANQYLTTGGKGVSCFSCSFPNAPIRESYQPRWDGWGRFMEPITSRIPMMVIEGNHEIEPQGHGGAVTFASYLARFAVPSEESGSNTKFYYSFNAGGIHFIMLGAYVDYNRTGAQYSWLEKDLQRVDRGVTPWVVAAWHPPWYNSYSSHYQEFECMRQEMEELLYQHRVDIVFSGHVHAYERMNRVFNYTLDPCGPVYITIGDGGNIEKIDIDHADDPGKCPSPGDNHPEFGGVCHQNFTSGPAKGKFCWDRQPEWSAFRESSFGHGILEVVNSTYALWTWHRNQDTYGENSVGDQIYIVRQPDKCLLQTMSASSRNCPPAGCSSPMSSGSSGAYRAVTSDQLHWIIFVITCIVLISTVEGTYTLQSVGLIWQW encoded by the exons ATGGCGTCGGCCACAACCACCGCCACCGTCGCAGCAGCCGGCCacagccgccaccaccgccattgGCATTGTCTCCTCCTCCCACTGCTCCTTCTACAATGCCTCGCGCTCCTCGTCGATGGTGGGGGCATTCCGACGACACTGGACGGGCCGTTCTCGCCGGCGACGCTCGCGTTCGACCGCTCGCTCCGGCAGGGCAGCGACGACGTCCCGCTCTCCGACCCGCGCCTCGCGCCCCGCGCGCGCCCGCCGGCTCCCGAGCAGATCGCGCTCGCGGCCTCCGCCGAAGCTGACTCGCTCTGGGTCTCCTGGGTCACGGGCCACGCGCAGGTGGGGTCTGACCTAGCCCCGCTCGACCCCGCCGCCGTCCGCAGCGAGGTCTGGTACGGCGACCGCagcgtccccgccgccgcctcctccgccacctcctACCCGCACGTCGCCACGGGGTTCGCGGAGGTGTACAGCCAGCTGTACCCGTACCCGGGCTTGCTCAACTACACCTCCGGCGCCATCCACCACGTCCGCCTCCGCGGCCTGCGGCCGGCCACGCGCTACTACTTCCGCTGCGGCGACAGCGCCCTCCCCGGCGGCCTCTGCGACGAGCGGTCCTTCACCACGCTGCCCGCGCCAGGGGCCGGGTACTACCCGCGCCGCGTCGCGGTGCTCGGGGACCTGGGCCTCACCGgcaactccaccaccaccgtcgaACACCTCGCCAAGAACGACCCCTCCCTGATCCTCATGGTCGGGGACATGACCTACGCCAACCAGTATCTCACCACCGGCGGCAAAGGGGTCTCCTGCTTCTCCTGCTCCTTTCCCAATGCTCCGATTCGGGAGTCCTATCAGCCAAGATGGGACGGATGGGGAAG ATTCATGGAGCCAATTACATCGAGGATCCCGATGATGGTGATAGAGGGGAACCACGAGATCGAGCCGCAGGGGCATGGTGGCGCGGTGACCTTCGCGTCATACTTGGCACGCTTCGCTGTTCCATCAGAGGAGTCTGGATCCAACACCAAATTCTACTACTCCTTCAACGCCGGTGGCATCCATTTTATCATGCTCGGTGCGTACGTCGACTACAACCGCACAG GAGCTCAGTACTCGTGGTTAGAGAAGGATTTGCAAAGAGTTGATCGAGGAGTCACCCCTTGGGTTGTGGCTGCTTGGCATCCACCTTGGTATAACAGCTATTCCTCGCACTACCAGGAATTCGAGTGCATGAGGCAAGAAATGGAAGAACTCTTGTACCAACATCGTGTTGACATTGTCTTCTCAGGCCAT GTACATGCATATGAAAGGATGAACCGAGTATTCAACTACACATTGGACCCCTGTGGACCGGTTTACATCACCATCGGAGATGGCGGGAACATTGAGAAAATCGACATTGATCATGCAGATGACCCTGGAAAATGTCCCTCACCAGGTGATAACCATCCTGAATTTGGTGGAGTCTGCCATCAGAACTTCACTTCTGGCCCTGCCAAGGGCAAATTTTGCTGGGACCGACAGCCGGAATGGAGTGCATTCAGGGAGAGCAGTTTTGGTCATGGGATCCTAGAG GTTGTGAATTCAACATATGCCTTGTGGACATGGCACCGTAACCAGGACACGTATGGAGAGAACAGTGTGGGAGATCAAATCTACATAGTACGGCAGCCTGACAAATGCTTACTGCAGACTATGAGTGCGTCATCGCGCAATTG TCCCCCTGCAGGATGCTCTTCTCCGATGAGTAGCGGCAGCTCAGGTGCGTATCGGGCTGTTACAAGTGACCAGCTCCATTGGATCATCTTTGTAATTACATGTATAGTTCTGATCAGTACAGTTGAAGGAACATATACATTACAATCTGTAGGTTTGATTTGGCAGTGGTAG
- the LOC133895591 gene encoding purple acid phosphatase 23-like isoform X2, giving the protein MASATTTATVAAAGHSRHHRHWHCLLLPLLLLQCLALLVDGGGIPTTLDGPFSPATLAFDRSLRQGSDDVPLSDPRLAPRARPPAPEQIALAASAEADSLWVSWVTGHAQVGSDLAPLDPAAVRSEVWYGDRSVPAAASSATSYPHVATGFAEVYSQLYPYPGLLNYTSGAIHHVRLRGLRPATRYYFRCGDSALPGGLCDERSFTTLPAPGAGYYPRRVAVLGDLGLTGNSTTTVEHLAKNDPSLILMVGDMTYANQYLTTGGKGVSCFSCSFPNAPIRESYQPRWDGWGRFMEPITSRIPMMVIEGNHEIEPQGHGGAVTFASYLARFAVPSEESGSNTKFYYSFNAGGIHFIMLGAYVDYNRTGAQYSWLEKDLQRVDRGVTPWVVAAWHPPWYNSYSSHYQEFECMRQEMEELLYQHRVDIVFSGHVHAYERMNRVFNYTLDPCGPVYITIGDGGNIEKIDIDHADDPGKCPSPGDNHPEFGGVCHQNFTSGPAKGKFCWDRQPEWSAFRESSFGHGILEVVNSTYALWTWHRNQDTYGENSVGDQIYIVRQPDKCLLQTMSASSRNCPPAGCSSPMSSGSSGLIWQW; this is encoded by the exons ATGGCGTCGGCCACAACCACCGCCACCGTCGCAGCAGCCGGCCacagccgccaccaccgccattgGCATTGTCTCCTCCTCCCACTGCTCCTTCTACAATGCCTCGCGCTCCTCGTCGATGGTGGGGGCATTCCGACGACACTGGACGGGCCGTTCTCGCCGGCGACGCTCGCGTTCGACCGCTCGCTCCGGCAGGGCAGCGACGACGTCCCGCTCTCCGACCCGCGCCTCGCGCCCCGCGCGCGCCCGCCGGCTCCCGAGCAGATCGCGCTCGCGGCCTCCGCCGAAGCTGACTCGCTCTGGGTCTCCTGGGTCACGGGCCACGCGCAGGTGGGGTCTGACCTAGCCCCGCTCGACCCCGCCGCCGTCCGCAGCGAGGTCTGGTACGGCGACCGCagcgtccccgccgccgcctcctccgccacctcctACCCGCACGTCGCCACGGGGTTCGCGGAGGTGTACAGCCAGCTGTACCCGTACCCGGGCTTGCTCAACTACACCTCCGGCGCCATCCACCACGTCCGCCTCCGCGGCCTGCGGCCGGCCACGCGCTACTACTTCCGCTGCGGCGACAGCGCCCTCCCCGGCGGCCTCTGCGACGAGCGGTCCTTCACCACGCTGCCCGCGCCAGGGGCCGGGTACTACCCGCGCCGCGTCGCGGTGCTCGGGGACCTGGGCCTCACCGgcaactccaccaccaccgtcgaACACCTCGCCAAGAACGACCCCTCCCTGATCCTCATGGTCGGGGACATGACCTACGCCAACCAGTATCTCACCACCGGCGGCAAAGGGGTCTCCTGCTTCTCCTGCTCCTTTCCCAATGCTCCGATTCGGGAGTCCTATCAGCCAAGATGGGACGGATGGGGAAG ATTCATGGAGCCAATTACATCGAGGATCCCGATGATGGTGATAGAGGGGAACCACGAGATCGAGCCGCAGGGGCATGGTGGCGCGGTGACCTTCGCGTCATACTTGGCACGCTTCGCTGTTCCATCAGAGGAGTCTGGATCCAACACCAAATTCTACTACTCCTTCAACGCCGGTGGCATCCATTTTATCATGCTCGGTGCGTACGTCGACTACAACCGCACAG GAGCTCAGTACTCGTGGTTAGAGAAGGATTTGCAAAGAGTTGATCGAGGAGTCACCCCTTGGGTTGTGGCTGCTTGGCATCCACCTTGGTATAACAGCTATTCCTCGCACTACCAGGAATTCGAGTGCATGAGGCAAGAAATGGAAGAACTCTTGTACCAACATCGTGTTGACATTGTCTTCTCAGGCCAT GTACATGCATATGAAAGGATGAACCGAGTATTCAACTACACATTGGACCCCTGTGGACCGGTTTACATCACCATCGGAGATGGCGGGAACATTGAGAAAATCGACATTGATCATGCAGATGACCCTGGAAAATGTCCCTCACCAGGTGATAACCATCCTGAATTTGGTGGAGTCTGCCATCAGAACTTCACTTCTGGCCCTGCCAAGGGCAAATTTTGCTGGGACCGACAGCCGGAATGGAGTGCATTCAGGGAGAGCAGTTTTGGTCATGGGATCCTAGAG GTTGTGAATTCAACATATGCCTTGTGGACATGGCACCGTAACCAGGACACGTATGGAGAGAACAGTGTGGGAGATCAAATCTACATAGTACGGCAGCCTGACAAATGCTTACTGCAGACTATGAGTGCGTCATCGCGCAATTG TCCCCCTGCAGGATGCTCTTCTCCGATGAGTAGCGGCAGCTCAG GTTTGATTTGGCAGTGGTAG
- the LOC133895592 gene encoding probable protein S-acyltransferase 7, which yields MEGRMQAKAQFSDSNRRIMEVDAPPRRVYQTWKGSNIFLLGGRLIFGPDVRSLVLTVCLIVIPVIFFAAAVCPQLGHEYHSQVGGWVASVAIVFSAYILAILLLTSGRDPGIVPRNAHPPEPEDIGESSNLSDWPGGQHGSTSLPLTRDVLVNGVLVKVKYCHTCMLYRPPRCSHCSICNNCVERFDHHCPWVGQCIGKRNYRFFFMFVSSTTMLCVYVFAFCWVNLKKIMDVHECKLGRAFLKSPISGLLILYTFFAVWFVGGLTSFHLYLISINQTTYENFRYHYDRKTNPYNRGLGQNFIEILFSRVPSSKNNFRAKVKEDSATFTSSLSMGHVISPAKMSVDLEMGMKRQAVAREELEDLHSQIGSAMGLERCGTEPPHFVARKGCSEIASDIEAFAGEFGMENGFGERKKIERHTNDGS from the exons ATGGAAGGGAGGATGCAGGCGAAGGCACAGTTTTCAGATTCCAACCGGCGGATCATGGAGGTTGACGCGCCGCCGCGGCGTGTGTACCAGACCTGGAAGGGCAGCAAT ATTTTTTTGCTTGGAGGGAGACTTATTTTTGGGCCAGATGTGAGGTCACTAGTGCTCACAGTATGTTTAATTGTAATCCCTGTGATCTTCTTTGCTGCTGCTGTTTGTCCACAGCTTGGTCATGAGTACCACAGCCAAGTTGGAGGTTGGGTAGCATCTGTAGCTATCGTCTTTTCAGCATAC ATTCTTGCTATTCTACTTCTCACATCTGGCCGTGATCCTGGAATTGTTCCTCGAAATGCTCATCCCCCAGAGCCTGAAGACATTGGTGAATCCTCCAACTTATCAGATTGGCCAGGTGGTCAACATGGTTCGACAAGTTTACCACTCACCAGGGATGTTCTTGTTAATGGTGTTTTAGTTAAAGTCAAATATTGCCATACATGTATGTTGTATCGTCCACCAAGGTGTTCCCACTGCTCAATCTGCAACAACTGTGTTGAACGTTTTGATCACCACTGTCCTTGGGTAGGCCAGTGCATTGGTAAG CGGAATTATCGATTCTTCTTTATGTTCGTGTCTTCAACGACTATGCTATGTGTATACGTGTTTGCATTCTGCTGGGTCAACCTCAAGAAAATAATGGACGTGCATGAATGCAAACTTGGAAGAGCTTTTCTGAAGTCTCCTATCTCCGGCCTTCTCATCTTATACACATTTTTTGCTGTGTGGTTTGTGGGAGGGTTGACATCATTCCACCTCTACTTGATTTCGATAAATCAG actACTTATGAGAACTTCCGGTACCACTACGATCGGAAAACAAATCCTTACAACCGTGGACTAGGACAGAATTTCATAGAGATCTTATTTTCAAGGGTTCCCAGCTCAAAAAATAATTTCAGAGCAAAAGTTAAGGAGGATTCTGCAACCTTCACATCATCTCTCAGTATGGGACACGTAATAAGTCCAGCCAAGATGAGTGTGGACCTTGAGATGGGCATGAAAAGGCAAGCTGTGGCTAGAGAGGAATTGGAAGACTTACACAGCCAGATCGGCAGTGCTATGGGGCTGGAGAGATGCGGCACCGAACCCCCACATTTTGTTGCCCGAAAGGGCTGCTCTGAAATTGCATCTGACATAGAGGCATTCGCGGGAGAGTTTGGCATGGAAAATGGTTTCGGTGAGAGGAAAAAAATTGAGCGACATACAAACGATGGTTCATAG
- the LOC133896278 gene encoding uncharacterized protein LOC133896278, producing MKSISKAADLLRKAAAALRGKAGVLRARLLFLASLRRRTAIVAGISRHIRALAPGQQGQEKAVHCRGMDVAPEEHADADDDNHHVFGLPNWTLTLHSLFDEEEIHGGGADENRYGDVYSVEGIDDEDEQSVIDVIRSRREGDGQEFRIEDEIDQAADMFITRVRRRMSAQPGLLASGGLH from the coding sequence ATGAAGAGCATTAGCAAGGCGGCCGATCTCctgaggaaggcggcggcggcgctgcgggGCAAGGCCGGCGTCCTCAGGGcccgcctcctcttcctcgcctCGCTCCGCCGGAGGACGGCGATAGTCGCTGGGATATCCCGCCACATCCGCGCGCTCGCGCCGGGTCAGCAGGGCCAGGAGAAGGCGGTGCACTGCCGCGGCATGGACGTCGCCCCTGAGGAGCACGCGGACGCGGACGACGACAACCACCACGTCTTTGGCCTCCCCAATTGGACACTCACACTACACTCTCTGTTCGACGAGGAGGAAATCCATGGCGGCGGTGCCGACGAGAACCGCTATGGCGACGTGTACTCCGTGGAGGGGatcgacgacgaggacgagcagTCGGTGATCGACGTCATCAGGAGCCGCCGGGAGGGTGACGGGCAGGAGTTCAGAATCGAAGACGAGATCGACCAGGCCGCCGACATGTTCATCACGAGGGTCCGCCGCCGGATGAGCGCGCAACCGGGTCTTTTAGCTAGTGGCGGTCTCCATTAG